The Miltoncostaea oceani genome includes a region encoding these proteins:
- a CDS encoding HAD family hydrolase, which produces MTRAVVFDMDGVLISSEEIWDDVREGLTAELGGTWRPSAHRDMMGLSTPEWTGYMHTELGVPRTPEQIAAMVVERLIARYRADPPVIDGVVEAVRALAARYPLGVASSSTRTLIDAVLDQTGLTECFTATVSSEEVARGKPSPDVYLRALELLGVAPADAVAVEDTGGGIRAAAAAGMHVIAIPNPHYPPASEALALADRVLDSIHDLPGAIPD; this is translated from the coding sequence GTGACCCGGGCCGTCGTCTTCGACATGGACGGCGTGCTGATCTCCTCCGAGGAGATCTGGGACGACGTGCGGGAGGGCCTCACCGCCGAGCTCGGCGGCACGTGGAGGCCCTCCGCGCACCGCGACATGATGGGCCTCAGCACCCCCGAGTGGACCGGCTACATGCACACCGAGCTCGGGGTCCCGCGCACCCCGGAGCAGATCGCGGCGATGGTGGTGGAGCGGCTCATCGCCCGCTACCGCGCCGACCCGCCCGTCATCGACGGCGTCGTCGAGGCCGTCCGCGCCCTCGCCGCCCGGTACCCGCTCGGCGTCGCCAGCTCCTCCACCCGCACCCTCATCGACGCGGTGCTCGACCAGACCGGCCTCACGGAGTGCTTCACGGCGACGGTGTCGAGCGAGGAGGTCGCCCGCGGCAAGCCCTCACCGGACGTCTACCTCCGCGCCCTCGAGCTGCTCGGTGTCGCACCGGCCGACGCGGTGGCGGTGGAGGACACCGGCGGCGGCATCCGCGCGGCGGCGGCGGCGGGGATGCACGTCATCGCGATCCCCAACCCCCACTACCCGCCGGCGTCCGAGGCCCTCGCCCTCGCCGACCGGGTCCTCGACTCCATCCACGACCTGCCCGGGGCGATCCCCGACTGA
- a CDS encoding MarR family winged helix-turn-helix transcriptional regulator, protein MGAHLEAGTGHGDDEGGRSIAREAWAILVGVSMAQRRVWLEAGQAEGLTPPQAISLMRLSPEDPRSLGDLAKHMHCDASYATALADRLEERGFVERRVSATDRRVRELVLTAEGLAAQRRLRAAFTTPPLGLDELPEEDQLALMRIAERLAERADPDVARSLGMPVRDAPVG, encoded by the coding sequence ATGGGAGCGCACCTCGAGGCAGGCACGGGGCACGGCGACGACGAGGGCGGGCGGTCGATCGCCCGGGAGGCGTGGGCGATCCTGGTGGGGGTGTCGATGGCCCAGCGCCGGGTGTGGCTGGAGGCGGGCCAGGCGGAGGGGTTGACGCCGCCGCAGGCGATCTCCCTCATGCGCCTCAGTCCGGAGGACCCCCGCAGCCTCGGCGATCTGGCGAAGCACATGCACTGCGACGCGAGCTATGCCACCGCCCTCGCCGACCGGCTGGAGGAGCGGGGCTTCGTCGAGCGGCGTGTGAGCGCGACCGACCGCCGGGTGCGGGAGCTCGTCCTCACGGCCGAGGGCCTCGCCGCCCAGCGGCGCCTCCGGGCGGCGTTCACCACTCCCCCCCTCGGCCTGGACGAGTTGCCGGAGGAGGACCAGCTCGCCCTGATGCGCATCGCGGAGCGCCTCGCCGAACGCGCCGACCCGGATGTCGCCCGGTCACTCGGCATGCCCGTCCGTGACGCGCCGGTAGGCTGA
- the mscL gene encoding large conductance mechanosensitive channel protein MscL gives MKNAVKDFKEFVLKGDVVALAVAVVIATAFGAVIAAFVANVVTPLIAAIGGQPDFSELDFTINGSRFQYGLFINAVLTFLIIAAVVFFLVVRPYNHFKNRFAKEGDPEIPSPEYAVETGSADALAAQLTARADDGWKVVSVSDGGQGILSAVLVKGD, from the coding sequence ATGAAGAACGCCGTGAAGGACTTCAAGGAGTTCGTGCTCAAGGGGGACGTCGTCGCCCTCGCCGTCGCGGTCGTCATCGCCACCGCGTTCGGTGCCGTGATCGCCGCCTTCGTCGCCAACGTCGTCACCCCGCTGATCGCGGCCATCGGTGGTCAGCCCGACTTCTCCGAGCTCGACTTCACCATCAACGGCAGCCGGTTCCAGTACGGCCTCTTCATCAACGCCGTGCTGACGTTCCTCATCATCGCCGCCGTCGTCTTCTTCCTGGTCGTGCGGCCCTACAACCACTTCAAGAACCGCTTCGCGAAGGAGGGCGACCCCGAGATCCCCTCCCCCGAGTACGCGGTCGAGACCGGATCGGCGGACGCGCTGGCGGCGCAGCTCACGGCGCGTGCCGACGACGGCTGGAAGGTCGTGAGCGTCAGCGACGGCGGGCAGGGAATCCTGTCCGCGGTCCTCGTCAAGGGCGACTAG
- a CDS encoding cupin domain-containing protein, translated as MSVDSSTLTAMFHRTNDTGLSYWGPGDRYTFLVTGEESGGAYFAMLAVVPPQGGPPPHTHRDEDETFYILEGRPTFRLGDRRVEAGPGDFVNIPRGMLHCFRNFSDEPVRMILTFTPSGIEHFFQETLERAYDLTQDPPDNLEEVGARYAEAAPRYGMEFFLDLPPATA; from the coding sequence ATGTCCGTGGACAGCAGCACCCTCACCGCCATGTTCCACCGCACGAACGACACCGGCCTCTCCTACTGGGGGCCCGGCGACCGCTACACCTTCCTCGTCACCGGCGAGGAGTCCGGCGGCGCCTACTTCGCGATGCTCGCCGTCGTCCCGCCGCAGGGTGGCCCCCCGCCGCACACCCACCGCGACGAGGACGAGACCTTCTACATCCTCGAGGGGCGCCCCACCTTCCGGCTCGGCGACCGCCGCGTCGAGGCCGGCCCCGGCGACTTCGTGAACATCCCGCGCGGCATGCTCCACTGCTTCCGCAACTTCAGCGACGAGCCCGTGCGGATGATCCTCACCTTCACCCCCTCCGGCATCGAGCACTTCTTCCAGGAGACCCTGGAGCGCGCGTACGACCTCACCCAGGACCCCCCGGACAACCTCGAGGAGGTCGGCGCCCGCTACGCCGAGGCCGCCCCGCGGTACGGGATGGAGTTCTTCCTCGACCTCCCGCCCGCCACCGCCTGA
- a CDS encoding sialidase family protein, giving the protein MSSVRVLVGTRKGAFILRSDAARRDWTVQGPLFGGWQVMHVHGSPADPDRLYASQWTDWHGQVVQRSDDGGGSWAPVGNDFAYTGGTGTHRWYDGTPHPWEFSRVWHLEPSPEDPDTVFAGVEDAGLFRSSDGGVTWRESPGLRGHVSAPAWMPGAGGLCLHTILIDPGDTRRMFVAISAAGAFRTEDGGATWTIATGGLRSEFLPDPGAAAGHCVHNLAMHPSRPDTLFMQKHWDVCRSDDAGDHWTEVSGNLPSDFGFPIAVHAHEPETVYVVPITSDAEHYPPDGRLRVARSRTGGGEWELLTEGLPQRDCYVNVLRDAMAVDSLDSCGVYVGTTGGEVYVSPDSGDTWAPIVEHLPSVLSVEVQTLA; this is encoded by the coding sequence ATGTCGTCGGTGAGAGTGCTCGTCGGGACGCGTAAGGGCGCGTTCATCCTCCGCTCCGACGCCGCCCGGCGCGACTGGACGGTGCAGGGGCCGCTGTTCGGCGGCTGGCAGGTGATGCACGTCCATGGCTCGCCGGCCGACCCCGACCGCCTGTACGCGTCGCAGTGGACGGACTGGCACGGGCAGGTGGTGCAGCGCTCCGACGACGGCGGGGGGTCGTGGGCGCCGGTCGGCAACGACTTCGCCTACACGGGCGGGACGGGCACGCACCGGTGGTACGACGGCACCCCGCACCCGTGGGAGTTCTCGCGCGTCTGGCACCTGGAGCCCTCGCCGGAGGACCCGGACACGGTGTTCGCCGGGGTGGAGGACGCCGGCCTGTTCCGCTCCTCCGACGGCGGCGTGACGTGGCGGGAGTCGCCGGGCCTGCGCGGCCACGTCAGCGCACCCGCCTGGATGCCGGGGGCGGGCGGCCTGTGCCTGCACACGATCCTCATCGACCCGGGGGACACGCGGCGGATGTTCGTCGCGATCTCGGCGGCGGGGGCGTTCCGCACGGAGGACGGCGGCGCGACGTGGACGATCGCGACGGGCGGGCTGCGGTCGGAGTTCCTCCCCGACCCCGGTGCCGCCGCCGGGCACTGCGTGCACAACCTGGCGATGCACCCGTCGCGGCCGGACACGCTGTTCATGCAGAAGCACTGGGACGTGTGCCGCAGCGACGACGCCGGCGACCACTGGACGGAGGTGAGCGGCAACCTGCCGAGCGACTTCGGCTTCCCGATCGCGGTCCACGCCCACGAGCCGGAGACGGTCTACGTGGTGCCGATCACGAGCGACGCGGAGCACTACCCGCCGGACGGCCGCCTGCGCGTCGCCCGCAGCCGCACGGGCGGCGGGGAGTGGGAGCTGCTGACCGAGGGGCTGCCGCAGCGCGACTGCTACGTCAACGTGCTGCGCGACGCGATGGCGGTCGATTCGCTCGACAGCTGCGGCGTCTACGTCGGGACGACCGGCGGGGAGGTCTACGTGTCGCCGGACTCGGGGGACACGTGGGCGCCGATCGTGGAGCACCTGCCGTCGGTGCTGTCGGTCGAGGTGCAGACGCTGGCGTGA
- a CDS encoding ABC transporter permease produces MTTQTIDRPTPMEAVHPMSGLGFAVRDTLAMTWRNLLTIRRLPQLLVFATIQPLLFVLMFRYVFGGSIEVPGVEYVNYLMPGIFAQVIAFGAINTAVGLAEDRNRGLIERLRSLPMARSAVLAGRTLADLARNVLVVALMLGVGFLVGFRVQTNGFKLLLGLAVLLFFGYSLSWIFAFVGLSVPNAETAQAAAFPIMLPLVFASSAFVSTENMPDWLRVFAEHQPVTAAVDAVRALVLGGEWAGDVLASLAWTAGILLVFVPLSVSRYRRGAAAG; encoded by the coding sequence ATGACCACGCAGACCATCGACCGCCCGACGCCCATGGAGGCGGTGCACCCCATGTCCGGCCTCGGGTTCGCGGTGCGCGACACCCTCGCCATGACGTGGCGGAACCTCCTCACCATCCGGCGGCTGCCGCAGCTCTTGGTGTTCGCGACCATCCAGCCGCTGCTGTTCGTGCTGATGTTCCGGTACGTGTTCGGCGGATCCATCGAGGTCCCCGGCGTCGAATACGTCAACTACCTCATGCCCGGGATCTTCGCCCAGGTCATCGCGTTCGGCGCGATCAACACCGCCGTCGGCCTCGCGGAGGACCGCAACCGCGGCCTCATCGAGCGCCTGCGCTCCCTGCCGATGGCGCGCTCCGCCGTCCTCGCGGGCCGCACCCTCGCCGACCTCGCCCGCAACGTCCTCGTCGTGGCCCTGATGCTCGGCGTCGGGTTCCTCGTCGGGTTCCGCGTCCAGACGAACGGGTTCAAGCTCCTGCTCGGGCTCGCGGTGCTGCTGTTCTTCGGCTACTCGCTCTCGTGGATCTTCGCGTTCGTCGGGCTGTCGGTGCCGAACGCCGAGACCGCGCAGGCGGCCGCGTTCCCGATCATGCTGCCCCTCGTGTTCGCCTCCAGCGCCTTCGTCTCGACCGAGAACATGCCCGACTGGCTGCGGGTGTTCGCCGAGCACCAGCCCGTCACCGCCGCCGTCGACGCGGTGCGGGCGCTGGTGCTGGGCGGGGAGTGGGCGGGCGACGTCCTGGCGAGCCTCGCCTGGACCGCCGGGATCCTGCTGGTGTTCGTGCCGCTGTCCGTCAGCCGCTACCGCCGTGGGGCGGCCGCCGGGTGA
- a CDS encoding MarR family winged helix-turn-helix transcriptional regulator produces the protein MLQDEQSNGVPVLSSPSPEELATWRVFLECALALPDVLGAEMEAAGGLSLRWYDVLVHLEEAGEGVPMNEIASRILASKSGLTRVIDKMEKAGFVQRERPEGDRRVVLVHATPDGLAALHVSRRIHRDGILRHFSEHLTAKDHAALMKALEKVRTHVRPLRPGRVSGG, from the coding sequence ATGTTGCAAGACGAACAATCTAACGGCGTACCAGTCCTGTCAAGCCCCAGTCCGGAGGAGCTCGCCACGTGGCGTGTCTTCCTGGAGTGCGCCCTCGCGCTCCCGGACGTCCTCGGGGCCGAGATGGAGGCCGCCGGAGGCCTGTCGCTGCGTTGGTACGACGTCCTTGTGCACCTGGAGGAGGCGGGGGAGGGCGTGCCGATGAACGAGATCGCAAGCCGCATCCTCGCGAGCAAGAGCGGCCTGACCCGGGTGATCGACAAGATGGAGAAGGCCGGCTTCGTCCAGCGGGAGCGGCCGGAGGGTGACCGTCGCGTCGTCCTCGTCCACGCGACCCCCGACGGCCTCGCGGCCCTCCACGTCTCCCGGCGGATCCACCGCGACGGGATCCTCCGTCACTTCAGCGAGCACCTCACCGCGAAGGACCACGCCGCCCTGATGAAGGCGCTGGAGAAGGTGAGGACCCACGTGCGTCCGTTGAGGCCGGGGCGGGTGAGCGGGGGGTAG
- a CDS encoding acyl-CoA thioesterase, with protein sequence MEARLLESVFPTDSNPRGNLFGGTLVSWMDKAAGIAAMRRARQVVVTARIEDIEFKVPIIVGDLVEVNARVEHVGRTSLKVRVDVSKENPLTGTSQLCTTGNFTMVAIDADRKPTPVDPED encoded by the coding sequence GTGGAAGCGCGCCTGCTGGAGTCGGTCTTCCCCACCGACTCGAACCCCCGCGGGAACCTCTTCGGAGGGACGCTGGTGAGCTGGATGGACAAGGCCGCCGGCATCGCCGCGATGCGCCGCGCCCGCCAGGTCGTCGTGACCGCGAGGATCGAGGACATCGAGTTCAAGGTCCCGATCATCGTCGGCGACCTCGTCGAGGTGAACGCCCGCGTCGAGCACGTCGGCCGGACGAGCCTGAAGGTGCGGGTCGACGTCTCGAAGGAGAACCCCCTCACCGGGACGAGCCAGCTCTGCACCACCGGGAACTTCACGATGGTCGCCATCGACGCCGACCGGAAGCCGACGCCCGTCGACCCCGAGGACTGA
- a CDS encoding ATP-binding cassette domain-containing protein, whose translation MAVTDRELAIEVRGLVKTYGEVRALDGIDLEVPAGTVLGVLGPNGAGKTTAVRILATVLRPDAGEARVLGIDVAAHPEVVRTRIGLAGQFAAIDGNLTGRENLILIGTLTHLPRKVIGPRADELLERFGLTEAAARLARTYSGGMRRRLDLAAALVHRPPVLYLDEPTTGLDPASRSDLWRVVRELVADGTTVLLTTQYLEEADLLADRIVVIDHGKVITEGTSTELKQRLGATVVEVTMAGDTDAVTAEAALQRLDLGTLTRDGATLRLNAHDGTRALIDVVRALDAAGVEPATAAVREPSLDDVFLTLTGRPAEVAA comes from the coding sequence ATGGCGGTGACGGACCGTGAGCTGGCGATCGAGGTGCGCGGACTGGTCAAGACGTACGGCGAGGTGCGCGCACTCGACGGCATCGACCTGGAGGTCCCCGCCGGCACCGTGCTCGGGGTGCTCGGCCCGAACGGCGCCGGCAAGACCACCGCCGTGCGAATCCTCGCGACCGTGCTCCGCCCCGACGCGGGGGAGGCGCGCGTGCTCGGCATCGACGTCGCCGCCCACCCCGAGGTCGTCCGCACCCGCATCGGCCTCGCGGGGCAGTTCGCCGCGATCGACGGAAACCTCACCGGCCGCGAGAACCTCATCCTCATCGGCACCCTCACCCACCTGCCGCGCAAGGTCATCGGCCCCCGCGCCGACGAGCTGCTCGAGCGGTTCGGCCTCACCGAGGCCGCCGCCCGGCTGGCGCGCACCTACTCGGGCGGCATGCGGCGCCGGCTCGACCTGGCCGCCGCCCTCGTCCACCGCCCGCCCGTGCTCTACCTCGACGAGCCCACCACCGGCCTCGACCCCGCGTCGCGCAGCGACCTGTGGCGCGTCGTGCGCGAGCTCGTCGCCGACGGCACCACCGTCCTCCTCACCACCCAGTACCTGGAGGAGGCCGACCTCCTCGCCGACCGGATCGTCGTCATCGACCACGGCAAGGTGATCACCGAGGGGACGTCGACGGAGCTGAAGCAGCGCCTCGGCGCCACCGTCGTCGAGGTGACCATGGCCGGCGACACCGACGCCGTCACCGCGGAGGCGGCCCTGCAGCGCCTCGACCTCGGCACCCTCACCCGCGACGGCGCGACCCTGCGCCTCAACGCCCACGACGGCACCCGCGCGCTCATCGACGTGGTGCGGGCCCTCGACGCCGCCGGCGTCGAACCCGCCACCGCCGCCGTGCGCGAACCGTCGCTCGACGACGTCTTCCTGACCCTGACCGGCCGGCCCGCGGAGGTGGCGGCATGA
- a CDS encoding AMP-binding protein, giving the protein MSAHPVHITPLTPLLLLERSADVFADATAVVHGDVRMTYRDLAAEVQRVAAGLRASGIGPGDRVAYLCPNTPTLLVAHFAVPLAGAVLVAVNTRLHAEEVRSICLHSGARMIVADTALAGSVVPVIDRMGVGEVVWDDDGTGADPGAPGTPYATLRERGEGAASLPWRVDDEDATIAINYTSGTTGAPKGVMYTHRGAYLNALGENITAAHGPDTVYLWTLPMFHCNGWCHPWAIVAAGGVQVCLRAVRGDAIWRLIDEEGITHLNGAPAVLSMLVNDPGAHPLDHPLCVMTAAAPPNPTVLAQTEALGARVVHVYGLTETYGPHTVCQWQLGWAGEEPVERARLLSRQGVAMVMADPIRVVGPDGADVPRDGVTVGEVVMTGNNVMKGYFADPEGTAAAFRGGVFHSGDLGVHHPDGYIELRDRAKDVVISGGENISTIEVEQAVTSHPAVLEAAVIGIPDDRWGERPKAFVVLRAGASAGADELTAHVRGRLAAYKCPDAFEVVDELPRTSTGKVRKFELREREWTGHQRRIN; this is encoded by the coding sequence ATGAGCGCCCACCCGGTCCACATCACTCCGCTGACGCCGCTCCTGCTGCTGGAGCGCTCCGCCGACGTCTTCGCCGACGCCACCGCCGTGGTGCACGGCGACGTCCGCATGACCTACCGCGACCTCGCCGCGGAGGTGCAGCGGGTCGCCGCGGGGCTGCGGGCCTCCGGCATCGGGCCCGGCGACCGGGTCGCCTACCTGTGCCCCAACACCCCCACGCTGCTCGTCGCGCACTTCGCCGTGCCGCTCGCCGGCGCGGTGCTCGTCGCCGTCAACACCCGGTTGCACGCCGAGGAGGTCCGCTCCATCTGCCTCCACTCGGGCGCGCGGATGATCGTGGCCGACACCGCTCTCGCGGGCTCCGTCGTCCCGGTCATCGACCGCATGGGGGTGGGGGAGGTCGTCTGGGACGACGACGGCACCGGCGCCGACCCCGGCGCGCCCGGCACCCCCTACGCGACGCTCCGCGAGCGCGGGGAGGGCGCGGCGTCGCTGCCGTGGCGGGTCGACGACGAGGACGCCACCATCGCCATCAACTACACGTCCGGCACGACGGGCGCGCCGAAGGGCGTGATGTACACCCACCGTGGCGCGTACCTCAACGCCCTCGGCGAGAACATCACCGCCGCCCACGGCCCCGACACCGTCTACCTGTGGACCCTCCCGATGTTCCACTGCAACGGCTGGTGCCACCCGTGGGCGATCGTCGCCGCCGGCGGGGTGCAGGTGTGCCTGCGCGCCGTGCGCGGCGACGCGATCTGGCGCCTCATCGACGAGGAGGGGATCACCCACCTCAACGGCGCCCCCGCCGTGCTCTCCATGCTGGTCAACGACCCCGGCGCCCACCCCCTCGACCACCCGCTGTGCGTCATGACGGCGGCGGCCCCGCCCAACCCGACGGTGCTCGCCCAGACGGAGGCCCTCGGCGCACGGGTCGTCCACGTCTACGGGCTCACCGAGACGTACGGGCCGCACACCGTCTGCCAGTGGCAGCTCGGCTGGGCCGGCGAGGAGCCCGTCGAACGCGCCCGGCTGCTGTCGCGCCAGGGCGTCGCGATGGTGATGGCCGACCCCATCCGCGTCGTCGGGCCCGACGGCGCCGACGTCCCCCGCGACGGCGTCACCGTCGGCGAGGTCGTCATGACCGGCAACAACGTCATGAAGGGGTACTTCGCCGACCCCGAGGGCACCGCGGCGGCGTTCCGCGGCGGCGTGTTCCACTCGGGCGACCTCGGCGTGCACCACCCCGACGGCTACATCGAGCTGCGCGACCGGGCGAAGGACGTCGTCATCTCCGGCGGGGAGAACATCTCGACGATCGAGGTGGAGCAGGCCGTGACGAGCCACCCCGCCGTGCTCGAGGCCGCCGTCATCGGCATCCCCGACGACCGCTGGGGCGAACGCCCGAAGGCGTTCGTGGTGCTCCGCGCCGGGGCGTCCGCCGGCGCCGACGAGCTCACCGCACACGTCCGGGGACGCCTCGCCGCCTACAAGTGCCCCGACGCCTTCGAGGTCGTCGACGAGCTGCCCCGCACCTCCACCGGCAAGGTCCGCAAGTTCGAGCTGCGCGAACGGGAGTGGACCGGGCACCAACGCCGGATCAACTGA
- a CDS encoding Na+/H+ antiporter has translation MEPALLVLALVVTVGAVAGLCRRFGWSPPPVLVLVGILASFLPAVPEFELDPELVLIGFLPPLLYAAAIRTSFVDFRANTYAILLLSVGAVIVSTFAVGLVAWWIVPGVSLAAALALGAVVAPPDAVAATAIARKVGMPRRIVTILEGESLVNDATALVLLSVTITAITGSVGVGEIGWEFVRAVGGGIVIGVVVAQLLSFVRARIDDPVLDTLLSFTAPFVAFLPAEAIHSSGVLAVVITGLLLGHRAPVLQSAASRVSESVNWRTVQFMLENVVFLLIGLQLRTILQDVADSDLGPGRLAAICLTVLAAVVAVRFAYVFGSQAVHRFGGPRMRRRSWPTSSSTVVSWAGMRGVVTLAAAFLLPPETPQRDVLLLAAFTVVAGTLLVLSPTLPWLVRRLGLSGPDAAEDALQAAALADEASRAGLARLDRVLKATDPQEVVDELRERARRRPNMIWERLGRSNDVLEPPSAAYVRLRLEMLAAEREAIIARRDSGTIDDEVLREALAMVDREESLLDRLESAERRIGEAELVAPERTSGDCEHLRAAPRTARAATPGACEDCLREGTRWVHLRMCLACGHVGCCDSSVGRHAERHFHDVGHPVMRSIEPGEAWRWCYIDEHLG, from the coding sequence GTGGAACCCGCCCTCCTCGTCCTCGCGCTGGTGGTGACCGTCGGCGCCGTCGCCGGCCTGTGCCGCCGCTTCGGGTGGTCGCCGCCGCCGGTGCTGGTGCTGGTCGGCATCCTCGCGTCGTTCCTGCCGGCGGTGCCGGAGTTCGAGCTCGACCCGGAGCTGGTGCTGATCGGGTTCCTGCCGCCCCTGCTCTACGCGGCGGCCATCCGGACGTCGTTCGTCGACTTCCGGGCGAACACGTACGCGATCCTGCTGCTGTCCGTCGGCGCCGTGATCGTCAGCACGTTCGCCGTCGGCCTGGTGGCGTGGTGGATCGTCCCGGGCGTCTCCCTGGCCGCCGCCCTCGCGCTCGGCGCGGTGGTCGCCCCGCCCGACGCGGTCGCGGCGACGGCGATCGCCCGCAAGGTGGGGATGCCCCGCCGGATCGTGACGATCCTGGAGGGCGAGAGCCTCGTGAACGACGCGACGGCGCTGGTGCTGCTGAGCGTCACGATCACGGCGATCACCGGCAGCGTGGGCGTCGGCGAGATCGGGTGGGAGTTCGTGCGCGCCGTGGGCGGCGGGATCGTGATCGGCGTGGTCGTGGCGCAGCTGCTGTCGTTCGTGCGGGCCCGCATCGACGACCCGGTGCTCGACACCCTGCTGTCGTTCACCGCCCCGTTCGTGGCGTTCCTGCCGGCGGAGGCGATCCACTCGTCGGGGGTGCTCGCCGTGGTGATCACGGGCCTCCTGCTCGGCCACCGGGCCCCGGTGCTGCAGTCGGCGGCGTCGCGGGTGAGCGAGAGCGTCAACTGGCGCACGGTCCAGTTCATGCTCGAGAACGTCGTGTTCCTGCTGATCGGGCTGCAGCTGCGGACGATCCTGCAGGACGTCGCCGACTCCGACCTCGGCCCGGGCCGCCTCGCCGCGATCTGCCTCACGGTGCTGGCGGCGGTGGTGGCGGTGCGGTTCGCCTACGTCTTCGGCTCGCAGGCGGTCCACCGCTTCGGCGGGCCCCGGATGCGCCGCCGGTCGTGGCCGACGAGCTCGTCGACGGTGGTGTCGTGGGCGGGGATGCGGGGCGTGGTGACGCTGGCGGCGGCGTTCCTGCTGCCGCCGGAGACGCCCCAGCGCGACGTGCTGCTGCTCGCGGCGTTCACGGTGGTGGCGGGGACGTTGCTGGTGCTGAGCCCGACGTTGCCGTGGCTGGTGCGCCGCCTCGGCCTCTCGGGCCCGGACGCGGCGGAGGACGCCCTGCAGGCCGCGGCCCTCGCCGACGAGGCGTCACGGGCGGGGCTGGCGCGCCTCGACCGGGTGCTGAAGGCGACGGATCCGCAGGAGGTCGTCGACGAGCTGCGCGAGCGGGCCCGGCGGCGGCCGAACATGATCTGGGAGCGCCTCGGCCGCTCGAACGACGTGCTGGAGCCCCCGTCCGCCGCCTACGTGCGGCTGCGGCTGGAGATGCTCGCCGCGGAGCGCGAGGCGATCATCGCCCGCCGCGACAGCGGCACCATCGACGACGAGGTGCTGCGCGAGGCGCTGGCGATGGTCGACCGGGAGGAGTCGCTGCTCGACCGGCTCGAGTCGGCGGAGCGGCGCATCGGCGAGGCGGAGCTCGTCGCCCCCGAGCGCACATCCGGCGACTGCGAGCACCTGCGCGCCGCACCCCGCACCGCCCGCGCCGCCACCCCCGGCGCGTGCGAGGACTGCCTGCGCGAGGGCACCCGCTGGGTCCACCTGCGGATGTGCCTCGCCTGCGGGCACGTCGGCTGCTGCGACAGCTCCGTCGGCCGCCACGCCGAACGCCACTTCCACGACGTCGGCCACCCCGTGATGCGCTCCATCGAGCCGGGCGAGGCGTGGCGGTGGTGCTACATCGACGAGCACCTCGGGTGA